ATCTTCGACATCCAATGAGATCCGCATGCGCTATTCCCGGGAACACAAGCAGGAAACCCACGACCGGATCGTGAAGAAGGCCTCGGTGCGGCTGCGCGAGAAGGGCGCCCATGGCATCGGCGTCGCCGATCTCATGAAGGAGGCGGGCCTGACCCATGGCGGCTTCTACGCGCATTTCGACTCCCGCGAGGCGCTGGTGATCGAGGCCTTCGCCTATGCCATGGACCGCTCGATGGAGCATTGGCGCAAGCAGTCCGATCAGGCCGCGCCGGAGAAGCAACTGGCCCAGATCGTCGAGACCTATCTCTCCGCGCTGCATCGCGACAATCCCGGCCATGGCTGCTCGATCCCCGCGCTCGGCGCCGAGATCGCCCGTGAGAGCCCGAAGACGCGCAAAGCCTTCGCCGGCAAGCTCGATGAGATGATCGAGATGATGACCAGCTACATCCAGAACCAGCCGCGCAAGGCAGCGCGCAAGCAGGCGATCGCGACGCTGGCGACGATGGCGGGCACCATGCTGCTGGCGCGCATCGCCGGCTCCAGCGAACTGTCGGACGAGGTGCTGAAGGCGGGCAAGGACAGCGCGCTCGAGGGCGCGAAGCGCGAGCCGAAGGTGACGGCGCCGAAGAAAGCGAAGCAGAGCTAGGCCGAGATGCCGTAGGGTGGGCAAAGCGAAGCGTGCCCACGACTTCGTCATTGTCGGAGAGAGATGGTGGGCACGGCGCTTTGCGCCTTTGCCCACCCTACGGAAGCTGTGCTATCGCCCCGCAAACAACGCTCGCTCGCGCTCCACGATCTCGCCGATGTAATCCGCAACCGCCCGGATCCGCGCGAGGTCCTTGCTGTCCGCGTGCATCAGCATCCAGAACGTCCGCGTGATCGAGATCTCCTCCGGCAGCACCGCCACGAGCTGCGGATAGTCGGCCGCCATGAAGTGCGGCAGCACCGCAATGCCGAAGCCGGCGAGGGTGGCATTGAGCTGCGCGATCAGATTGGCGCTGCGGAAGCGGGCCGAGATCCGCGGCGACACCTGCGGCAGATAGTCGAGCTCGGGCGTGAACAGTAGCTCCTCGATGTAGCCGACGAAACGGTGCTGCGGCAGGTCCTGCCGCGAGGCGATTGTCGGGAAGCGGTCGAGATAGGCGGGGGCGGCGTAAAGCCCGAGGCGGTAATCCAGCAGCTTGCGGCCGACGATGCGGCCTTCCTTCGGCATGGTGAGGCTGATGGCGATATCGGCTTCGCGCTTGGAGAGGCTGAACAGCCGCGCGGTCGCCACAAGTTGCAGATCGAGGTCGGGATAGCGGTCCGCGAACGGCGCCATCCGCGGCGCCAGGAATGCGGTGCCGAAGCCGTCGGGCGCGCCGATCCGCACCGTGCCGGTCAGCCGGGCCACGGAGCCGCCGACCTGC
The genomic region above belongs to Bradyrhizobium arachidis and contains:
- a CDS encoding TetR/AcrR family transcriptional regulator; translation: MRYSREHKQETHDRIVKKASVRLREKGAHGIGVADLMKEAGLTHGGFYAHFDSREALVIEAFAYAMDRSMEHWRKQSDQAAPEKQLAQIVETYLSALHRDNPGHGCSIPALGAEIARESPKTRKAFAGKLDEMIEMMTSYIQNQPRKAARKQAIATLATMAGTMLLARIAGSSELSDEVLKAGKDSALEGAKREPKVTAPKKAKQS
- a CDS encoding LysR family transcriptional regulator; its protein translation is MLDQGSIDWDDFRFVLAIVRGGSVSAAAKQLGVDHATVIRRVDRLEKHLSAKLFDRRKTGYLLTEAGQRVADSAEAMESTIVANQEQVGGSVARLTGTVRIGAPDGFGTAFLAPRMAPFADRYPDLDLQLVATARLFSLSKREADIAISLTMPKEGRIVGRKLLDYRLGLYAAPAYLDRFPTIASRQDLPQHRFVGYIEELLFTPELDYLPQVSPRISARFRSANLIAQLNATLAGFGIAVLPHFMAADYPQLVAVLPEEISITRTFWMLMHADSKDLARIRAVADYIGEIVERERALFAGR